From Pan paniscus chromosome 9, NHGRI_mPanPan1-v2.0_pri, whole genome shotgun sequence, the proteins below share one genomic window:
- the LOC100982815 gene encoding olfactory receptor 5B17, translated as MENNTEVSEFILLGLTNAPELQVPLFIMFTLIYLITLTGNLGMIILILLDSHLHTPMYFFLSNLSLVDIGYSSAVTPKVLTGLLIEDKAISYSACAAQMFFFAVFATVENYLLSSMAYDRYAAVCNPLHYTTTMTTRVCACLAIGCYVIGFLNASIQIGDTFRLSFCMSNVIHHFFCDKPAVITLSCSEKHISELILVLISSFNVFFALLVILISYLFILITILKMHTGKGYQKPLSTCGSHLIAIFLFYITVIIMYVRPSSSHSMDTDKIASVFYTMIIPMLNPIVYTLRNKDVKNAFMKVVEKAKCSLDSVF; from the coding sequence ATGGAGAATAATACAGAGGTGAGTGAATTCATCCTGCTTGGTCTAACCAATGCCCCAGAACTACAGGTTCCCCTCTTTATCATGTTTACCCTCATCTACCTCATCACTCTGACTGGGAACCTGGGGATGATCATATTAATCCTGCTGGACTCTCATCTCCACACTCCCATGTACTTTTTTCTCAGTAACCTGTCTCTTGTGGACATTGGTTACTCCTCAGCTGTCACTCCAAAGGTTTTAACTGGGTTGCTTATAGAAGACAAAGCTATCTCCTACAGTGCCTGTGCTGCTCAGATGTTCTTTTTTGCAGTCTTTGCCACTGTGGAAAATTACCTCTTGTCCTCAATGGCCTATGACCGCTACGCAGCAGTGTGTAACCCCCTACATTATACCACCACCATGACAACACGTGTGTGTGCTTGTCTGGCTATAGGCTGTTATGTCATTGGTTTTCTGAATGCTTCTATCCAAATTGGAGATACATTTCGCCTCTCTTTCTGCATGTCCAATGTGATTCATCACTTTTTCTGTGACAAACCAGCAGTCATTACTCTGAGCTGCTCTGAGAAACACATTAGTGAGTTGATTCTTGTCCTTATATCaagttttaatgtcttttttgcACTTCTTGTTATCTTGATTTCCTATCTGTTCATATTGATCACCATTCTTAAGATGCACACAGGTAAGGGATACCAGAAGCCTTTATCTACCTGTGGTTCTCACCTCAttgccattttcttattttatataactgTCATCATCATGTACGTACGACCAAGTTCCAGTCATTCCATGGACACAGACAAAATTGCATCTGTGTTCTACACTATGATCATCCCCATGCTCAATCCTATAGTCTATACCCTGAGGAACAAAGATGTGAAGAATGCATTCATGAAGGTTGTTGAGAAGGCAAAATGTTCTCTAGATTCGGTCTTTTAA
- the LOC100983145 gene encoding N-chimaerin, which translates to MALTLFDTDEYRPPVWKSYLYQLQQEAPHPRRITCTCEVENRPKYYGREFHGMISREAADQLLIVAEGSYLIRESQRQPGTYTLALRFGSQTRNFRLYYDGKHFVGEKRFESIHDLVTDGLITLYIETKAAEYIAKMTINPIYEHVGYTTLNREPAYKKHMPVLKETHDERDSTGQDGVSEKRLTSLVRRATLKENEQIPKYEKIHNFKVHTFRGPHWCEYCANFMWGLIAQGVKCADCGLNVHKQCSKMVPNDCKPDLKHVKKVYSCDLTTLVKAHTTKRPMVVDMCIREIESRGLNSEGLYRVSGFSDLIEDVKMAFDRDGEKADISVNMYEDINIITGALKLYFRDLPIPLITYDAYPKFIESAKIMDPDEQLETLHEALKLLPPAHCETLRYLMAHLKRVTLHEKENLMNAENLGIVFGPTLMRSPELDAMAALNDIRYQRLVVELLIKNEDILF; encoded by the coding sequence ATGGCCCTGACCCTGTTTGATACAGATGAATATAGACCTCCTGTTTGGAAATCTTACTTATATCAGCTACAACAGGAAGCCCCTCATCCTCGAAGAATTACCTGTACTTGCGAGGTGGAAAACAGACCAAAGTATTATGGAAGAGAGTTTCATGGCATGATCTCCAGAGAAGCAGCCGACCAGCTCTTGATTGTGGCTGAGGGGAGCTACCTCATCCGGGAGAGCCAGCGGCAGCCAGGGACCTACACTTTGGCTTTAAGATTTGGAAGTCAAACCAGAAACTTCAGGCTCTACTACGATGGCAAGCACTTTGTTGGGGAGAAACGCTTTGAGTCCATCCACGATCTGGTGACTGATGGCTTGATTACTCTCTATATTGAAACCAAGGCAGCAGAATACATTGCCAAGATGACGATAAACCCAATTTATGAGCACGTAGGATACACAACCTTAAACAGAGAGCCAGCATACAAAAAACATATGCCAGTCCTGAAAGAGACACATGATGAGAGAGATTCTACAGGCCAGGATGGGGTGTCAGAGAAAAGGTTGACATCACTTGTTAGAAGAGCAACTCTGAAAGAAAACGAGCAAAttccaaaatatgaaaagattCACAATTTCAAGGTGCATACATTCAGAGGGCCACACTGGTGTGAATACTGTGCCAACTTTATGTGGGGTCTCATTGCTCAGGGAGTGAAATGTGCAGATTGTGGTTTGAATGTTCATAAGCAGTGTTCCAAGATGGTCCCAAATGACTGTAAGCCAGACTTGAAGCATGTCAAAAAGGTGTACAGCTGTGACCTTACGACGCTCGTGAAAGCACATACCACTAAGCGGCCAATGGTGGTAGACATGTGCATCAGGGAGATTGAGTCTAGAGGTCTTAATTCTGAAGGACTATACCGAGTATCAGGATTTAGTGACCTAATTGAAGATGTCAAGATGGCTTTCGACAGAGATGGTGAGAAGGCAGATATTTCTGTGAACATGTATGAAGATATCAACATTATCACTGGTGCACTTAAACTGTACTTCAGGGATTTGCCAATTCCACTCATTACATATGATGCCTACCCTAAGTTTATAGAATCTGCCAAAATTATGGATCCGGATGAGCAATTGGAAACCCTTCATGAAGCACTGAAACTACTGCCACCTGCTCACTGCGAAACCCTCCGGTACCTCATGGCACATCTAAAGAGAGTGACCCTCCACGAAAAGGAGAATCTTATGAATGCAGAGAACCTTGGAATCGTCTTTGGACCCACCCTTATGAGATCTCCAGAACTAGACGCTATGGCTGCATTGAATGATATACGGTATCAGAGACTGGTGGTGGAGCTGCTTATCAAAAacgaagacattttattttaa